AGTTCGCCTCCGGTCGGCGCGAGGACGGCGAGGTCCACCAGCTCGCGCTCGACGCAGCCGAGCTCTGCGCCTTCCAGCTCCGCCGCGCAGGCACGACGCTCTCGCTCGAGATTCCAGCCGGTCTCCGGGTCGGCGGGGAATCCGGCTTCGTGTGCCGGATCCTGGTGGAGGTCCTGCTGGCCTGCGCCGCCCCCGGGAGCCTTCGGCTGGAGGCCGCCCGCGAGGACGGAATCGTCTGGCTTGGCGTGGTCCTGGAAGCGGAGGATGATGTCGGCCCCCCGCTGGAGCTCCTCGCCTTGGCGGAGCGCCTCGGCGGCGGCCTCGATCGCCTGGAGGGCTCGGTCGAGCGATGGGCCATGCGGATCCCGCTCGGGGCGGGGATCGTCGGACGGTAGGGAGCACCGTGTTCGAGAATGCTCGCATCCTGATCGTCGACGACGAAGAACCCAGCCGCGAGGCGTTGGGCGAGCTTCTCTCCCGCTGGGGCATGAAGGTGGAGGAGGCCGGGAACGGCCGGCACGCCCTCCGCCGCGCGATCGAGACCCGGCCCGACGTGATCGTCACGGACCTGGTGATGCCGCAGATGGACGGGCTCTGGCTCCTTCGCACCCTGCGGGAGGAGCTGCCCGACACGCCGGTGGTCCTGCTGACGGGGCGGGGCACCATCGACCAGGCGGTGGAGGCGATCCGCGAGGGCGCCTACGACTTCCTCGAGAAGCCCGTCGACGGACAGCGGCTGCGGATCGTGCTCCAGCGCGCCCTCGAGAAGAAGGCGACCCTCCACGAGGTGGCGGCGCTGCGGCAACGGCTCAAGTCTCGCGGCGACGATCGGGGCTTTCTCGGCACCTCGTCCGCGATGCGCCGGCTCTTCTCGCTGATCGAGAGGGTCGCGCCGTCCAAGACCTCCGTGGTCGTGACCGGTGAGTCGGGCACCGGCAAGGAGATGGTCGCGAAGTCCGTCCACGACCTCTCGCCCAGGGCGCAAAAGCCCTTCGTCGCGATCAACTGCTCGGCGATCCCGGCCTCCCTCATGGAGGCGGAGATCTTCGGACACGAGAAGGGCGCGTTCACCGGGGCGGATCAGCGGCGCCTCGGCTGCTTCGAGCTCGCCGACGGCGGGACCATCTTCCTCGACGAGGTGGGGGAGCTCCCCATCGAGCTCCAGTCGAAGTTCCTGCGCGTGCTCGAGGAGGAGCGGCTGCGCCGCCTCGGTGGAAAGTCGGAGATCGCCGTGGACGTCCGGGTGATCTGCGCCACCAACCGCGACCTCAAGAGCGAGATCAAGGCGGGGCGGTTTCGCGAGGATCTCTACTTCCGGCTGAACGTCTTCCATCTCGAGGTCTCGCCCCTCCGGGAGCGCCCGGAGGACATCCCCCTGCTGGCGCAGCACTTCCTGGAGAAGTTCGCGGCGGAGACCGGGAAGCGGGTGCAGGGCCTCGACGCCGACGCGCTGGAGGTGCTCTCGGCCTACGCTTGGCCCGGAAACGTGCGCGAGCTCCGCAACACGATCGAGCGCGCCGTGATCCTCTGCGACGGCGACCTGATCGGCTGCGACTGCCTCCCCCCCGAGATGGCCGGCGGGGCCGCACAGGGGATCATGCTCAAGCTCTCGCTGGGGATGCAGCTGCGCGAGGTCGAAAAGGAATACATCCTCGGCTCGCTGCGGCAGAACGGGGGGAACAAGGCTCGCACCGCGGAGCGCCTCGGGATCAGCGAGAAGACGCTCTACAACAAGCTCAACCGATATGCCGCCGATGCCCGGGAGCGCCAGGCGCTTCCGGAAGGAAACGAGACAGTCGAGCGGCGAGCGCCTCGAGATCGAGCGGTTTGGTGAGCAGCTCGTCGGCCCGGGCCTCCTCGAGGCTTCCGCCGGCGAGGGCCGGGGGAAGCGCGGTTGCGAGGAGCACGGGGACGTCGACGCGCCGCTTGATCATCCGGCATACGGCCGCCCCGTCGATCCAGGGTAGGGCGACGTCGAGGACGATCGCCGCCGGGTTCTCGCGGGCGGCTTCGGCAGCGGCACCCAGGCCGTCGACGAAGGTGCGGCAGGGGATCCCCCGGGTGGCGAGCCAGGACGCGAGGAGCTCCGCCTGCTCGCGGTCGTCGTCCACCACGTAGACGAGGCGAGTGGGCTGGGCCTTTCGGCTCCGCTCCCGGCGGAAGAGGCTTGCCCAGACGAGGGCCATGCACGCCCACAGCAGGGCCAGGAAGGCCCGGAGCCGATCGACGGGCGAGGGCTCGCGGGAGGCCGTCGCAGGGCCGGCGGCGGCGATCAGGCAGCGCCCCAGCGGCCGGATGGGCGCTCCTTCGCGGCGCCGCGCCTCGGCCTCGAGGGCGCGCTCGGATGCTCGGGATCCGAAGCGAGAGAAGGAGCGGCGCAGCCTGGCGCGATCCTCCGCCGCCCTGGCGAGGTCGCGGGCCTCGCGTCGCGAGCGCTCCAGCAGCGAGCCGGAGCCCAGGTCCAGGAAGGCGGCAGCGAGGGTTCGGGCGAACTCGGCGGCGCGCGCGAGCTCCGTGCGGCCCGGGGCCCCGCCTAGCGCGCTCCCCACCGCAGGCAGGGCGGGACGGGCGCCTCCTGCCGGGACGAAGAGCCTCGACACCCGCCGCAGCGAGACGCGCCCGGGGAGCCGGCCGGAGGCGGCGGACGCCAGGAGCGCGAGGGCGACGTCGGAGGCCGCCACGTCGGGGCCGAGGGCGATCACCCTGGCGGCACGGGCAGCGGGAAGGAGCCAGAGGTCCGGTCTGCCGCCCTCGCCCTCGAGCCAGAGGGCGCGATCCCCCATGCGCTCGGCGAGCGCCTCGTCGACGTCGAGCTCCGCGACGCAGCTGCGCCAGACTGGCGGCGCGAGGTGACCATGCACCTGCCGGGCGAACGGCGCGCCGGCGCCACAGGCGAGGACCACGAGATCGGCGCGCTCCGAGGCGCCGCCCGCCCGCACGACC
The Vulgatibacter incomptus DNA segment above includes these coding regions:
- a CDS encoding sigma-54-dependent transcriptional regulator encodes the protein MFENARILIVDDEEPSREALGELLSRWGMKVEEAGNGRHALRRAIETRPDVIVTDLVMPQMDGLWLLRTLREELPDTPVVLLTGRGTIDQAVEAIREGAYDFLEKPVDGQRLRIVLQRALEKKATLHEVAALRQRLKSRGDDRGFLGTSSAMRRLFSLIERVAPSKTSVVVTGESGTGKEMVAKSVHDLSPRAQKPFVAINCSAIPASLMEAEIFGHEKGAFTGADQRRLGCFELADGGTIFLDEVGELPIELQSKFLRVLEEERLRRLGGKSEIAVDVRVICATNRDLKSEIKAGRFREDLYFRLNVFHLEVSPLRERPEDIPLLAQHFLEKFAAETGKRVQGLDADALEVLSAYAWPGNVRELRNTIERAVILCDGDLIGCDCLPPEMAGGAAQGIMLKLSLGMQLREVEKEYILGSLRQNGGNKARTAERLGISEKTLYNKLNRYAADARERQALPEGNETVERRAPRDRAVW
- a CDS encoding response regulator, which gives rise to MPLDDGGRIAIVGAGPAGCIFASALLDGAQARHRAVSVSLYGATPLPRDDRQLVVDTPALLRLGELGLPSLKVDGPRFKELRFLSGRASLQQPSGLFTLARTDLVNGLRAAAMARGVRTVGRRVEGLARAADGRWVVRAGGASERADLVVLACGAGAPFARQVHGHLAPPVWRSCVAELDVDEALAERMGDRALWLEGEGGRPDLWLLPAARAARVIALGPDVAASDVALALLASAASGRLPGRVSLRRVSRLFVPAGGARPALPAVGSALGGAPGRTELARAAEFARTLAAAFLDLGSGSLLERSRREARDLARAAEDRARLRRSFSRFGSRASERALEAEARRREGAPIRPLGRCLIAAAGPATASREPSPVDRLRAFLALLWACMALVWASLFRRERSRKAQPTRLVYVVDDDREQAELLASWLATRGIPCRTFVDGLGAAAEAARENPAAIVLDVALPWIDGAAVCRMIKRRVDVPVLLATALPPALAGGSLEEARADELLTKPLDLEALAARLSRFLPEAPGAPGHRRHIG
- a CDS encoding histidine kinase dimerization/phospho-acceptor domain-containing protein produces the protein MGAVVGPIAPRDGSERYAAGDVADEPFARLGEAERAALLARLSAGLSHETRNSLNSLAIHLEVLADKIREPDGRIPAALERNLKAARAQIRRMDELVRRFAEFASGRREDGEVHQLALDAAELCAFQLRRAGTTLSLEIPAGLRVGGESGFVCRILVEVLLACAAPGSLRLEAAREDGIVWLGVVLEAEDDVGPPLELLALAERLGGGLDRLEGSVERWAMRIPLGAGIVGR